In Coriobacteriaceae bacterium, a single window of DNA contains:
- a CDS encoding DUF4931 domain-containing protein, which produces MALVFDVQQANGKPDDNRRPGTACPFCDTEELADIIQRDGDCIWLENKFKTLRATRQTVLIESADHDADLATYEPDELHHVMRFALGCWQQMIDSQQYRSVLMYKNKGRLSGGSLVHPHMQIVGLEQEDGYASLTSANFEGINVWQQGRISVNISTEPIMGFFEVNVSAPQGIAASDDTRDQAETDLFADAIQVALRYILNEHHGGRAESYNLFFYHLGGRTIAKALPRWVVSPYFVGYRLAQVNAETTLDIDAERLRAHLETLV; this is translated from the coding sequence GTGGCGCTGGTATTTGACGTTCAGCAGGCGAACGGTAAGCCCGACGACAACCGGCGCCCTGGCACCGCGTGCCCCTTTTGCGATACCGAGGAACTTGCCGATATCATCCAGCGCGACGGCGACTGCATCTGGCTCGAGAATAAGTTCAAAACCCTGCGCGCCACCCGTCAAACCGTGCTGATCGAGTCGGCCGACCACGACGCAGACCTGGCGACCTATGAGCCGGATGAACTCCACCATGTGATGCGGTTTGCCCTGGGTTGCTGGCAGCAAATGATCGATTCACAGCAGTATCGAAGCGTGCTCATGTACAAGAACAAGGGCCGGCTCTCGGGCGGTAGTCTCGTTCATCCTCACATGCAGATTGTGGGTTTGGAGCAGGAAGACGGCTATGCTTCGCTGACTTCTGCCAATTTTGAAGGCATCAATGTCTGGCAACAGGGGAGAATCTCGGTCAACATCTCAACCGAGCCAATCATGGGATTCTTCGAGGTCAACGTCTCGGCTCCGCAGGGAATCGCCGCCAGCGATGACACGAGAGACCAAGCCGAGACGGACCTCTTCGCCGATGCGATTCAGGTGGCCCTGCGCTATATCCTGAACGAGCACCATGGTGGTCGCGCAGAGTCGTACAACTTGTTTTTCTATCACTTGGGCGGTCGGACCATTGCCAAGGCGCTTCCGCGTTGGGTGGTTTCGCCTTACTTTGTCGGCTATCGTTTGGCCCAGGTCAATGCCGAGACCACGCTCGATATCGATGCCGAGCGCCTGCGCGCGCATCTGGAAACGCTCGTATAG
- a CDS encoding bile acid:sodium symporter family protein, with protein sequence MKQWVGLGKFLAGHMQVIVPICVALGVFFPQQIGVLKPIVPTLFAFMTFQGALSNTFHQVAEVFRRPLHLMLALFVSAVLIPIAAYVMGSLFFGSNPNLVCGIVLEYSVPVAVTAFMWIGMFGGNGPLALTIILTSSVISPVTIPLTLKLLLGATVVIDVPSMMQNMAFMIAIPAILGIVINELTRGWGHDKLSPALSPACKFMMMGVIASNSTAMSEYVLHMNAVRLEVALFILVFAISGFVVGILVARALHLPYSETTTMCFTCGMRNISSGAVIATQYFPGEVVFPVMCGTLFQQVLASVIGHLFERLTGEERAAQRKRVEAGRDAMAR encoded by the coding sequence ATGAAGCAATGGGTTGGACTGGGCAAGTTTCTCGCGGGGCACATGCAGGTCATCGTTCCGATTTGCGTGGCGCTCGGCGTGTTCTTTCCTCAGCAGATCGGCGTCCTCAAGCCCATCGTTCCCACCCTGTTTGCCTTTATGACGTTCCAAGGCGCGCTCAGTAACACCTTCCACCAGGTAGCTGAGGTGTTCCGCCGTCCCCTGCATCTGATGTTGGCGTTATTTGTCTCGGCCGTGCTCATCCCCATCGCGGCGTATGTCATGGGCTCGCTGTTCTTTGGCTCCAACCCCAACCTTGTCTGCGGCATCGTGCTCGAGTACAGCGTACCCGTGGCAGTCACTGCCTTTATGTGGATTGGCATGTTCGGCGGCAACGGCCCGCTCGCACTTACCATCATCCTGACGTCTTCGGTTATCTCGCCTGTGACGATTCCGCTCACGCTCAAGCTCCTGCTGGGCGCCACCGTCGTAATCGATGTTCCGAGCATGATGCAGAACATGGCCTTTATGATCGCCATCCCCGCCATCCTCGGCATTGTAATCAACGAACTTACGCGCGGATGGGGGCACGATAAGCTCTCCCCCGCGCTCTCGCCCGCCTGCAAATTTATGATGATGGGCGTCATCGCGTCCAACTCCACCGCCATGAGCGAGTACGTGCTACACATGAACGCGGTGCGCCTTGAAGTCGCCCTCTTTATTCTGGTGTTCGCCATCAGCGGTTTTGTCGTGGGCATTCTGGTCGCCCGCGCGTTGCACCTGCCGTATAGCGAGACGACCACCATGTGCTTTACCTGCGGCATGCGCAATATCTCTTCGGGCGCCGTCATCGCCACACAGTATTTTCCCGGCGAGGTCGTGTTCCCCGTCATGTGCGGCACGCTGTTTCAGCAGGTGCTCGCCTCGGTTATCGGACATCTCTTTGAACGTCTGACCGGCGAGGAGCGCGCCGCCCAGCGCAAGCGGGTCGAGGCCGGCCGCGACGCCATGGCGCGCTAG
- the recJ gene encoding single-stranded-DNA-specific exonuclease RecJ, translated as MSSLKTTHRWAVAQQNPELEKELSTGLGIPGLVARIMVAHGIASIEEGQLFLTPSLNRDWADPLIIPGMAVVADRVERAIRNHEHIAVFGDFDVDGITSTCLLTEALRSFGANVTPFIPHRFDEGYGLSRAALDRVNELAQPNLIVTVDNGIAAKEEVSYLESLGIDLVVTDHHEPSDQVPQGVPLTDPKLEDEGPSRELAGAGVALKLVQVLGERLGKPSYWRSLIEVAALGTVSDMMPLTPENRALVAEGIQQMRVTARPGYIALAALAKADLSTITADGLSFSLIPRLNAAGRMADPKLALDLLLARDPIEASALAAELEEINRQRREIEAELTRDAMAKVEETYDGGRAIVVGGEGWHEGVKGIVASRLTNRYHVPALLFSIEDGVARGSGRSVGKVNLFDAVERCSDLLIRRGGHAGAVGVTIEASKLDEFRRRLSAVLSELPAEDFEDTDEVAATVDLSELNIETIEQISRLEPFGQGNKVPLLAAEGVTMCDRAVVGKTGEHMRFVATDGAASVPAIMFRVPQIDKLINCDSAVDLVFEAVAEHWQGRVKPKLMIKDVLVRDTALPSVDDPACELRRGVQPADSGLRLESRKRETLAQLSYTELTRSLIHSFIGSNQPHRAQVEALDALADHQSVLAVMGTGRGKSLIFHVHAAREAVLRGRASIFVYPLRALVADQAYHLSSTMAALGIGVGVLTGETVEAARDDVFAGLASGRTGIVLTTPEFLSIHRDRFARSGRIGFVVIDEAHHAGLAKGGDRSAYLDMPDILKALGDPVVMAATATATAPVVAELARMLPITRTVVDETVRENLQLEDDRDLASRENRLVSIVATGEKTVIYVNSRDQSVALAKTLRKRVPDCATHIAFYNAGLARSDRRRVEEAFRDGSLSCIVSTSAFGEGVNLPDIRHVVLYHMPFGAIEFNQMSGRAGRDGQPAVIHLLYSSRDARINERLLDCYAPERDELVTLYRALQTMWRSNRGKTGDDSFSASDIDIAQMCLAIDARTPVDERSVESGLGIFEELGFCRVSGFDDTRRIAMAENPGRVQLSRSIRYLEGLRSRMEFSAFRSWALDSCASDMLAKVNRPIVPRA; from the coding sequence ATGTCATCGCTTAAGACGACGCATCGCTGGGCGGTCGCTCAGCAAAACCCCGAGCTCGAAAAGGAGCTTTCGACTGGCCTGGGCATACCCGGGCTGGTGGCGCGCATTATGGTTGCGCACGGCATTGCATCCATCGAAGAAGGCCAGCTGTTTTTGACGCCTTCGCTCAATCGCGACTGGGCCGACCCACTCATTATCCCGGGCATGGCGGTCGTTGCCGACCGCGTCGAGCGCGCTATTCGCAACCACGAGCACATCGCGGTCTTTGGCGATTTTGACGTCGACGGCATTACGTCGACTTGTCTGTTGACCGAGGCGCTACGTTCGTTTGGCGCCAACGTCACGCCGTTTATTCCGCATCGCTTTGACGAGGGCTACGGCCTGTCGCGTGCGGCGCTCGACCGCGTCAACGAGCTCGCCCAACCCAACCTGATCGTGACCGTCGATAACGGCATTGCCGCCAAGGAGGAGGTCTCCTATCTGGAGAGCCTGGGGATCGATTTGGTGGTCACGGACCATCACGAGCCGTCCGACCAGGTGCCGCAGGGCGTGCCCCTGACCGACCCCAAGCTCGAGGACGAGGGTCCCTCGCGCGAGCTTGCCGGTGCCGGTGTGGCGCTCAAGCTGGTGCAGGTCCTGGGCGAGCGTTTGGGCAAGCCGTCGTATTGGCGTTCGCTGATCGAGGTCGCGGCGCTGGGCACCGTGTCCGACATGATGCCGCTCACGCCCGAGAATCGCGCACTGGTCGCCGAGGGCATCCAACAGATGCGCGTGACGGCCCGTCCCGGCTATATCGCGCTTGCCGCACTTGCCAAGGCCGACCTTTCTACCATTACGGCCGACGGCCTGTCGTTTTCGCTCATCCCTCGTCTGAATGCTGCCGGCCGCATGGCTGATCCCAAGCTGGCGCTCGACCTGCTGCTTGCCCGCGATCCTATCGAGGCAAGTGCACTGGCAGCCGAGCTCGAGGAAATCAACCGTCAGCGCCGCGAGATCGAGGCGGAGCTCACACGCGACGCCATGGCAAAGGTCGAGGAGACCTATGACGGCGGTCGCGCAATCGTCGTGGGTGGCGAGGGCTGGCACGAGGGCGTCAAGGGTATCGTAGCGAGCCGCCTGACCAACCGTTATCACGTGCCGGCGCTGCTCTTCTCGATTGAGGACGGCGTTGCGCGCGGATCGGGTCGCTCGGTGGGCAAGGTCAACCTGTTCGACGCCGTCGAGCGTTGTTCCGACCTGCTGATTCGTCGCGGCGGACATGCCGGTGCGGTGGGTGTGACCATCGAGGCATCCAAGCTCGATGAGTTCCGCCGCCGCCTTTCCGCCGTGCTATCGGAGCTTCCCGCCGAGGACTTTGAAGACACCGACGAGGTCGCCGCCACCGTCGACCTTTCCGAGCTGAATATCGAGACCATCGAGCAGATCTCCCGTCTTGAGCCGTTTGGCCAGGGCAACAAGGTGCCGCTGCTGGCTGCCGAGGGCGTGACGATGTGCGACCGCGCCGTGGTGGGCAAAACCGGCGAGCACATGCGCTTTGTGGCGACCGATGGCGCCGCGAGTGTGCCGGCCATTATGTTCCGCGTGCCGCAAATCGATAAGCTCATCAACTGCGATAGCGCTGTCGACTTGGTGTTCGAGGCCGTTGCCGAGCATTGGCAGGGGCGTGTGAAGCCCAAGCTCATGATCAAGGATGTTCTGGTCCGCGATACCGCGCTGCCCAGCGTCGACGATCCGGCATGCGAGCTTCGTCGTGGCGTGCAGCCGGCGGATTCCGGCCTGCGCCTGGAGTCGCGTAAGCGCGAGACGCTCGCCCAGCTTTCCTATACCGAGCTCACGCGCTCGCTTATCCATAGCTTTATCGGATCGAACCAGCCGCACCGCGCGCAGGTTGAGGCGCTCGATGCCTTGGCCGACCACCAGAGCGTCTTGGCCGTTATGGGAACGGGCCGCGGCAAGTCTCTCATCTTCCATGTACATGCTGCGCGCGAGGCTGTCCTTCGCGGACGTGCGAGCATCTTTGTCTATCCGCTGCGTGCGCTTGTTGCCGACCAGGCCTATCACCTCTCGTCGACGATGGCAGCGCTTGGCATTGGCGTTGGCGTGCTGACCGGCGAGACCGTGGAGGCCGCACGCGATGATGTGTTCGCCGGCCTAGCTTCGGGCCGCACCGGTATCGTGCTCACGACGCCCGAGTTCCTATCTATCCACCGTGACCGCTTCGCGCGTTCGGGCCGCATCGGCTTTGTCGTTATCGATGAGGCGCACCACGCCGGCCTTGCCAAGGGCGGCGACCGCAGCGCCTATCTCGACATGCCCGATATCCTCAAAGCCCTGGGCGACCCGGTTGTTATGGCTGCGACGGCCACCGCGACGGCTCCGGTCGTGGCCGAGCTTGCCCGCATGCTGCCGATTACTCGCACGGTGGTCGACGAGACGGTGCGCGAGAACCTGCAGCTCGAGGACGACCGCGACCTTGCGAGCCGCGAGAACCGTTTGGTGTCGATCGTGGCGACGGGGGAGAAGACCGTCATTTACGTCAATTCGCGCGACCAGTCCGTGGCGCTCGCCAAGACGTTGCGCAAGCGTGTGCCCGATTGCGCAACCCATATCGCGTTCTATAACGCGGGGCTTGCGCGCTCCGATCGCCGCCGCGTGGAGGAAGCATTCCGAGACGGAAGCCTCAGCTGCATCGTCTCGACCTCTGCCTTTGGCGAGGGCGTCAACCTTCCCGATATTCGCCATGTCGTGCTCTATCACATGCCGTTTGGCGCGATTGAGTTTAACCAGATGAGTGGCCGCGCCGGTCGCGATGGACAGCCCGCCGTGATTCACCTGCTCTATTCGTCGCGCGACGCCCGCATTAACGAGCGCCTACTCGACTGCTATGCGCCCGAGCGCGACGAGCTCGTCACGCTCTATCGCGCGCTGCAAACCATGTGGCGCTCCAACCGCGGCAAGACCGGGGACGATTCCTTTAGCGCGAGCGATATCGACATCGCGCAGATGTGCCTTGCCATCGATGCCCGCACGCCGGTCGACGAGCGCTCGGTGGAAAGTGGCCTGGGAATCTTCGAAGAGCTTGGCTTCTGTCGCGTTTCGGGGTTTGACGACACCCGTCGCATCGCGATGGCCGAAAACCCCGGCCGTGTGCAATTGAGCAGGTCAATTCGCTATTTGGAGGGCTTGCGTTCGCGCATGGAGTTCTCGGCTTTCCGGAGTTGGGCGCTCGATTCGTGCGCTTCTGATATGCTAGCCAAAGTTAACCGCCCGATCGTACCGCGGGCCTAG
- a CDS encoding bifunctional (p)ppGpp synthetase/guanosine-3',5'-bis(diphosphate) 3'-pyrophosphohydrolase, whose protein sequence is MDAAARTAHDSALQPFSEMEHYKHADELPPEIMADSYDKLERLCLKYMNEDDFSKVEQAYCFAAEKHCNQKRRSGEMYINHPVEVAIILADLKMDCDVVCAALLHDTVEDTETSLADVSDLFGDTVAELVDGVTKLTNIEVDSMDEKQALTLRKMFLAMSKDIRVIIVKLADRLHNMRTLAALREDRRLFKARETMDVYAPLADRLGMSSIKWELEDLSFFYLEPDAYQRIARMVAESREVRERYLAETIKTLTDELNRIGLEDFQINGRSKHYWSIYQKMKRKGKEFSEIYDLVALRVITHSVRDCYSTLGAVHTLWHPMPGRFKDYIAMPKVNNYQSLHTTVIGPTARPLEIQIRTYEMHEQAEYGIAAHWLYKKSGGSSASKTNDAQRLDDQINWLKHSLDWAASDEITDAKEYLHSLKVDLFDQEIFVFTPKGEVMALRAGSTPLDFAYAVHTEVGNHCVGAKINGAVAPLTHEIKTGDRVEILTNKSSKPSRDWLKIVKTPSAKSKIRRYFAAATKDDDAAAGRDMLAKDLRKRGYGISTPRSTRALNAVAEQFNFKQLEDLFAAVGAGKVAPRAVGNKVEQILDPKPEEKLTKAEAIAEVVKQPARGSNRKPQKRGKSASNGIIVKGESNSGLLVRLAHCCNPVTGDDIVGFITRGRGVSVHRANCPNVKGLMEHPERMIDVEWDGAADTLFQVEIVVECLDRMGLLKDVTIAIGDAGGNILSAATSTNREGIATLRFMVEISDASGLDPLLASISSVDSVYDARRLMPGEGGAQLKRRV, encoded by the coding sequence ATGGATGCCGCAGCCCGTACCGCCCATGATTCCGCCCTCCAGCCGTTCTCGGAGATGGAGCACTATAAGCATGCCGATGAGCTGCCGCCCGAGATTATGGCGGACAGCTACGACAAGCTGGAGCGCCTGTGCCTCAAATATATGAATGAGGACGACTTTTCTAAGGTGGAGCAGGCCTATTGCTTTGCTGCCGAGAAGCACTGCAACCAAAAGCGCCGCTCGGGTGAGATGTACATCAACCATCCCGTCGAGGTGGCCATCATTTTGGCCGATCTCAAGATGGACTGTGACGTGGTGTGCGCCGCGCTGCTACACGATACCGTCGAGGATACCGAGACCTCGCTTGCCGATGTTTCCGACCTGTTTGGCGATACGGTGGCCGAGCTCGTCGATGGCGTGACCAAGCTCACCAACATCGAAGTCGACAGCATGGACGAGAAACAGGCCCTCACGCTGCGCAAGATGTTCCTCGCCATGTCCAAGGACATCCGCGTCATCATCGTTAAGCTTGCCGACCGTCTGCACAACATGCGAACGCTGGCAGCCCTGCGCGAGGATCGTCGCCTGTTTAAGGCGCGCGAGACCATGGACGTGTACGCGCCCTTGGCCGACCGCCTGGGCATGAGCTCTATTAAGTGGGAACTCGAGGACCTGTCCTTCTTCTACCTGGAGCCCGATGCCTACCAGCGCATCGCGCGCATGGTGGCTGAGTCGCGCGAGGTCCGCGAGCGCTACCTTGCCGAGACCATCAAGACGCTTACCGATGAGCTCAACCGCATTGGTCTAGAGGACTTCCAGATCAACGGCCGTTCCAAGCACTATTGGTCCATCTACCAAAAGATGAAGCGCAAGGGCAAGGAATTCTCCGAGATCTACGACCTGGTGGCACTGCGCGTCATCACGCATTCGGTGCGCGATTGCTACTCCACGCTCGGTGCGGTGCATACGCTGTGGCACCCCATGCCCGGGCGCTTTAAAGACTATATCGCCATGCCCAAGGTCAATAACTACCAGTCGCTCCACACGACGGTTATCGGCCCCACGGCTCGTCCGCTCGAGATTCAGATTCGTACCTACGAGATGCACGAGCAGGCCGAGTACGGTATTGCCGCCCACTGGCTCTATAAGAAGTCGGGCGGATCGTCTGCGTCTAAGACCAATGATGCCCAGCGTCTGGACGACCAGATTAACTGGCTCAAACATTCGCTCGATTGGGCTGCGTCTGATGAGATCACCGACGCCAAGGAATACCTGCATTCGCTGAAGGTCGATCTGTTCGATCAGGAGATCTTCGTCTTTACGCCCAAGGGCGAGGTCATGGCGCTTCGTGCCGGCTCCACGCCGCTCGACTTTGCCTATGCCGTTCACACCGAGGTGGGCAACCACTGCGTCGGCGCTAAGATCAACGGTGCGGTGGCCCCGCTCACGCACGAGATCAAGACGGGCGATCGCGTTGAAATCCTGACCAACAAGAGTTCCAAGCCGTCGCGCGATTGGCTCAAGATCGTTAAGACACCTTCCGCCAAGTCAAAGATCCGCCGCTATTTTGCCGCTGCGACCAAGGACGACGACGCTGCTGCTGGTCGCGATATGCTGGCCAAGGACCTGCGTAAGCGCGGGTATGGCATTTCTACGCCGCGTTCGACGCGTGCGCTCAACGCCGTGGCGGAGCAGTTTAACTTCAAGCAGCTCGAGGACCTGTTTGCCGCCGTCGGCGCCGGCAAGGTTGCCCCGCGCGCTGTGGGCAATAAGGTCGAGCAAATCTTGGACCCCAAGCCCGAGGAAAAGCTCACCAAGGCCGAGGCTATCGCCGAGGTCGTGAAGCAGCCTGCTCGCGGCTCCAACCGCAAGCCGCAAAAGCGCGGCAAGAGCGCCAGTAACGGCATTATCGTCAAGGGCGAGAGCAACAGCGGCCTACTGGTCCGTCTGGCTCATTGCTGCAACCCCGTGACGGGCGACGACATCGTCGGCTTCATCACGCGCGGTCGTGGCGTTTCGGTGCATCGCGCCAACTGTCCCAACGTCAAGGGTCTTATGGAGCATCCCGAGCGCATGATCGACGTGGAGTGGGACGGCGCTGCCGACACCCTCTTCCAGGTCGAGATCGTGGTCGAGTGCCTGGACCGCATGGGCCTTCTCAAGGATGTCACCATTGCCATTGGCGATGCGGGCGGCAATATCCTTTCTGCCGCCACGTCGACCAACCGCGAGGGTATTGCGACCCTGCGCTTTATGGTCGAGATCTCGGACGCGAGTGGTCTGGATCCGCTGCTGGCCTCCATCAGCAGCGTTGACTCGGTCTACGACGCGCGCCGCCTGATGCCCGGTGAGGGTGGAGCCCAGCTTAAGCGCCGCGTTTAG
- a CDS encoding MBL fold metallo-hydrolase: MSAVSLDLTPKGSVEIETLVNGPIQTNSYAVISDNECVIIDPAWEGERLVEHIRAEHPDVQVLGAICTHGHADHVGGVAEVRAAVGADALYELCGKDAAVPHANIEEQRAMWGIETPDPGEPTRLLAEGDTIELGDICLQVIEVPGHTPGGIVLFAATEQGNIAFVGDTLFPGSHGRTDLAGGDEAAILRSLSKLAHMLPPDTVCLTGHGPSTTMARELMCNPFMR, translated from the coding sequence ATGAGTGCTGTGTCCTTGGATTTAACTCCCAAGGGATCGGTCGAGATTGAGACGCTCGTAAACGGTCCCATTCAGACCAATAGCTATGCTGTTATTTCGGACAATGAGTGCGTGATTATCGACCCCGCATGGGAAGGCGAGCGTTTGGTGGAACATATTCGAGCCGAGCATCCCGATGTGCAGGTGCTCGGCGCCATTTGCACGCACGGTCACGCCGACCATGTTGGCGGTGTCGCTGAAGTTCGGGCCGCCGTTGGCGCCGACGCCCTGTACGAGCTGTGTGGCAAGGACGCAGCAGTGCCGCATGCGAATATCGAGGAGCAGCGAGCGATGTGGGGCATCGAGACGCCCGATCCAGGTGAGCCGACGCGGCTGCTTGCCGAGGGCGACACCATTGAGCTGGGCGACATTTGCCTGCAGGTAATTGAGGTGCCCGGGCATACGCCGGGCGGGATCGTCTTGTTCGCCGCCACCGAGCAGGGGAACATTGCCTTTGTGGGCGACACCCTATTCCCGGGCAGCCACGGCCGCACCGATCTTGCCGGTGGCGACGAGGCAGCGATTCTGCGCTCGCTCTCCAAGCTCGCCCACATGCTTCCACCCGATACCGTTTGTTTGACTGGCCACGGTCCCTCGACCACTATGGCGCGTGAACTCATGTGCAACCCGTTCATGCGCTAG
- a CDS encoding PRD domain-containing protein, with protein sequence MLDSQVQKVLDYIEANHDVSPARLCEEFGVSDRTIRTYVKKLNAVLEPQAHIHKHRGGGYTLNISDCDAYRSIKDDASNGGLKSIPSTSEGRVEYLLNDLLSRVDWITLDDLSEILYVSRNAISGDLKRVEAQLAKFDLKLERRPHYGIRVSGSEMSRRLCLASITLDKLAEHRESDSQNQVTLDTIATCVNEVIAEEGFQINSAAYQNLLVHIAVAIWRIREQCYVPLEAEHIEKLRTAREFAVAGCVALRIEKAFDIRLPEEEVAYIAIHLAGKQSLYASSDGADEGLVISDEVWDVVTEMLECIWDSYHFDFRGDLELRMNLARHIVPLAVRLKYRMHIDNPLLADIKERFALAYSMALDSSVILAEHYGSRLSDDEIGYIALAFALALERQKSEVPRKNILVVCASGQGSAKLLEYRYRQEFGALVDKIVTCDASHVDSIDMTGIDYVFTTVPLHRALPVPVREVSFFLDADDMHDVREILAGANVTGDLAPYFSADLFVSDMVAADKNEVISILCEQVAAMRNVPDEFKQLVMRREELAQTSFGNQVAMPHSVKAVTDETFVCVGLLREPVEWNGQAVRAVFLVSVSKAKDKKLDRFYRSMAKMLTSKEAIQELVDNQRWETVVKLLNMYGKTDNNE encoded by the coding sequence GTGTTAGATTCACAGGTTCAAAAAGTACTTGACTACATAGAGGCTAATCACGATGTTTCGCCCGCTCGTCTTTGCGAAGAGTTTGGCGTGAGCGATCGCACGATTCGTACTTATGTCAAGAAGCTCAACGCTGTCCTCGAGCCTCAGGCCCATATCCATAAACACCGTGGCGGGGGTTATACCCTCAATATCAGCGATTGCGACGCATACCGCTCGATCAAGGACGATGCATCCAATGGGGGTCTCAAGTCAATTCCCTCTACGAGCGAGGGACGCGTTGAGTACTTGCTGAACGACCTGTTGAGTCGCGTCGACTGGATCACCCTGGACGATCTTTCGGAGATCCTCTATGTATCCCGCAATGCTATTTCAGGCGATCTCAAGCGGGTTGAGGCACAGCTGGCCAAGTTCGATCTCAAGCTTGAACGGCGTCCTCATTACGGGATTCGCGTGAGCGGCTCGGAGATGTCGCGTCGCCTCTGCTTGGCAAGCATTACGCTCGACAAGCTTGCAGAGCATCGTGAGAGCGATTCTCAGAACCAGGTGACCCTCGACACGATTGCCACCTGTGTGAATGAGGTCATTGCCGAGGAAGGCTTCCAAATCAACTCAGCGGCCTATCAAAACTTGCTGGTTCATATCGCGGTCGCCATTTGGCGAATCCGCGAGCAGTGCTACGTCCCGCTCGAAGCCGAACATATTGAGAAGCTGCGTACAGCGCGCGAGTTTGCGGTGGCCGGTTGTGTGGCTTTGCGTATCGAGAAAGCTTTCGACATTCGGCTCCCAGAGGAGGAGGTTGCCTACATCGCCATTCACCTTGCGGGAAAGCAATCTCTGTATGCTAGTTCCGACGGTGCAGATGAAGGTCTCGTAATTTCCGACGAGGTTTGGGATGTGGTCACTGAGATGCTCGAGTGCATCTGGGATTCCTATCACTTTGATTTTCGCGGCGATCTTGAGCTCCGCATGAACCTCGCGCGTCATATCGTTCCGCTTGCCGTGCGTCTCAAATATCGCATGCATATCGATAATCCGCTGCTTGCCGATATCAAGGAGAGATTCGCGCTCGCGTATTCGATGGCACTCGATTCGTCGGTCATCCTTGCCGAGCACTACGGTAGTCGTCTTTCGGATGACGAGATCGGCTATATCGCACTCGCCTTCGCCTTGGCGCTTGAGCGCCAGAAGAGCGAGGTCCCGCGTAAGAATATCCTCGTAGTGTGCGCGAGCGGACAGGGAAGCGCCAAGCTCCTTGAGTACCGATACCGCCAAGAGTTCGGTGCTCTCGTGGACAAGATTGTGACCTGCGATGCCTCCCATGTCGACAGTATTGATATGACGGGTATCGATTACGTTTTTACCACGGTGCCCCTGCATCGAGCGCTTCCGGTGCCCGTGCGCGAGGTGAGCTTCTTTCTCGATGCCGATGATATGCACGATGTTCGTGAGATTCTTGCCGGTGCAAATGTTACCGGTGACCTTGCACCTTATTTTTCGGCTGACCTTTTTGTCTCCGATATGGTCGCTGCAGACAAGAACGAGGTCATCTCAATTCTATGCGAGCAGGTCGCCGCCATGCGTAACGTGCCTGACGAGTTTAAGCAGCTGGTCATGCGTCGCGAGGAACTCGCGCAGACGAGTTTTGGCAATCAGGTCGCCATGCCCCATTCGGTCAAGGCCGTGACGGACGAGACGTTTGTTTGCGTTGGACTGCTGCGCGAGCCGGTCGAATGGAACGGGCAAGCGGTGCGGGCGGTCTTTCTAGTATCAGTCTCAAAGGCTAAGGACAAGAAGCTTGACCGTTTCTACCGCAGTATGGCCAAGATGCTTACCAGCAAAGAGGCTATCCAGGAGCTTGTCGACAACCAACGATGGGAGACCGTCGTCAAGCTTTTGAATATGTATGGAAAAACAGACAACAACGAGTAG
- a CDS encoding PTS lactose/cellobiose transporter subunit IIA: protein MDESKYENALQIILHAGNAKSAALMAIDAAHDGDFEEAEKQLAEAQSEMSAAHKMQFELTQAEANGNTVDINIILIHAEDHLTMAIMASDFAERFIELYRDKYEGK from the coding sequence ATGGACGAGAGCAAATATGAAAATGCCCTTCAAATCATCCTGCATGCGGGCAACGCCAAGTCCGCCGCGCTCATGGCAATCGACGCCGCCCATGATGGCGATTTCGAAGAGGCCGAGAAACAGCTCGCCGAGGCGCAGTCCGAGATGAGCGCTGCCCACAAGATGCAGTTCGAGCTCACTCAGGCTGAAGCGAACGGCAATACCGTCGATATCAACATCATCTTGATCCATGCCGAAGACCATCTGACGATGGCCATCATGGCGAGTGATTTTGCCGAGCGCTTTATCGAGCTTTATCGCGATAAGTACGAGGGCAAGTAG
- a CDS encoding PTS sugar transporter subunit IIB, whose product MNIMLACCAGMSTSLVVSKMEEAAKAQGKDDYKIWAVEQGQVAEELGNFDVLLLGPQVRHLQRKLTKVVDGKAPVAVIDPVAYGSCDGAKVLKQAEDLVAKA is encoded by the coding sequence ATGAACATCATGTTGGCTTGCTGTGCTGGTATGAGCACCTCGCTCGTTGTGAGCAAGATGGAGGAGGCCGCTAAGGCCCAGGGCAAGGATGATTACAAGATTTGGGCCGTCGAGCAAGGCCAGGTTGCCGAGGAACTCGGAAACTTTGACGTTTTGCTGCTTGGCCCGCAGGTCCGCCATCTTCAGCGCAAGCTCACCAAAGTCGTTGACGGCAAAGCTCCCGTTGCCGTAATCGATCCGGTTGCCTACGGCAGCTGCGATGGCGCCAAGGTCCTCAAGCAGGCGGAGGACCTGGTCGCCAAGGCATAA